One Phaseolus vulgaris cultivar G19833 chromosome 11, P. vulgaris v2.0, whole genome shotgun sequence genomic window carries:
- the LOC137834711 gene encoding uncharacterized protein, translated as MLRERIDNGLGEFLVHSSAFVSQIEARMEEKLALVETRMKEELAQQARVFAIRETALTQELSSLRQSEKDTKKQLFNKGQEAVQLESKILPLRTSVIELEEQTEETKAKMAKLEERATNQEVQLGRVEGELAQQAETFKKIEAELIEDTADAYGAEFEDALAQVACVHPEMDTSPFMTSKRFIDG; from the coding sequence ATGCTAAGGGAACGCATAGACAATGGCCTCGGGGAGTTCCTTGTTCACTCAAGCGCCTTCGTGAGCCAAATAGAGGCGAGGATGGAGGAGAAACTTGCCTTGGTGGAGACAAGGATGAAAGAGGAGCTTGCCCAACAGGCCCGGGTCTTTGCCATTCGCGAAACTGCCCTGACCCAAGAGTTGAGCAGCCTTCGCCAATCGGAGAAAGATACCAAgaaacaacttttcaacaagGGTCAGGAGGCTGTCCAACTGGAGTCAAAGATCCTGCCTCTGCGTACCAGCGTGATTGAGCTGGAGGAGCAAACAGAGGAGACTAAGGCCAAGATGGCCAAACTGGAGGAGAGGGCCACCAACCAAGAAGTTCAACTTGGCCGCGTAGAGGGTGAACTTGCCCAACAGGCCGAAACATTCAAGAAGATCGAGGCAGAGCTCATCGAAGACACCGCTGACGCCTATGGAGCAGAGTTCGAGGATGCCCTTGCTCAGGTTGCTTGCGTGCACCCTGAGATGGACACCTCACCCTTCATGACATCAAAACGGTTTATAGATGGGTAG